The proteins below are encoded in one region of Numenius arquata chromosome W, bNumArq3.hap1.1, whole genome shotgun sequence:
- the LOC141476713 gene encoding uncharacterized protein yields MVANALWGWLKQWKQSNWQRKGKPIWAAELWQDIADRLEKLVVEVRHVDAHVPMSRATEEHQNNQQVDRAAKIFQTDLDWEHKGELFLARWAHDTSGHQGRDATYKWARDRGVDLTTDDCETCAEIKQAKRLKPLWHGGRWLKYKYGEAWQIDYITLPQTRQGKRYVLTMVEGSTGWLETYAVPHATARNTILGLEKQVLWRHGTPERIESDNGTHFKNNLISSWAKEHGIEWIYHIPYHAPASGKIERYNGLLKTTLKAMGGGSFKNWDKHLAQATWLVNTRGSINRGGPAQSDLLHIVEGDKVPVVHERNMVGKTVWVFPASGKGKPICGTVFAQGPGCTWWVMLKNGEVQCVPQGNLTLGENI; encoded by the coding sequence atggtggcaaatgctctgtggggatggttaaaacagtggaagcagagcaactggcagcgcaagggtaaacccatttgggctgctgaattatggcaagatattgctgaccggctagagaaactagtcgtggaagtacgccatgtagatgcccacgtacctatgagtcgagccactgaggaacatcaaaacaatcagcaagtggaccgagcagctaagattttccagacagatttagactgggaacataaaggtgaattgttcttagctcgatgggcccatgacacttcaggtcatcaaggaagagatgcaacgtacaaatgggctcgtgaccgaggggtggatttaaccacggacgattgtgaaacatgcgccgaaatcaagcaagctaaaaggttaaaacctttgtggcatggaggtcggtggttgaaatacaagtatggggaggcttggcaaatcgactatatcacactccctcaaacccgccagggtaagcgttacgtgcttacaatggtggaaggaagcaccggatggttggaaacctatgccgtgccccatgccacggcccggaataccatcctgggccttgaaaagcaagtcttgtggcgacatggtactccagaaagaattgagtctgacaatggaactcatttcaaaaacaatcttataagtagctgggcaaaagaacatggtattgagtggatatatcatattccctatcatgcaccagcttctggaaaaattgaacgatacaatggattgttaaaaactaccctaaaagcgatgggtggtggatcctttaaaaattgggacaagcatttagcgcaagctacttggttagttaataccaggggatccatcaatcgaggtggtcctgctcaatcagaccttttacatattgtagaaggggataaagtccctgtggtgcatgaaaggaatatggtggggaaaactgtatgggtttttcctgcctcgggcaaaggcaaacccatttgtgggactgtttttgctcaaggacctggatgtacttggtgggtgatgctgaagaatggagaagttcaatgtgtacctcaagggaatttgaccctgggtgagaatatttaa